From Cyanobacteriota bacterium:
TGGTTTAGCCTTTTGATCCCACTGGAGTTGAGCAATTCGTCCCTGGATAGTTGGCTGCCAACTGTCGTTTTCATCAGACGGGCTAAGATACTTTTCGATGCATTCAATAATTTGGCGGACGGTCTCAGATGTGGGCTGGGTGGGTAACTTCGTTAGCTTAACTTGAATACGGAATAGAACCCGCTTCGTGCCCCTAGGCATATCACCAGGTTCATACTCCACATCAAATATCTCATCGACCAATCGCCCTGTGCTGGCAATTCCTACCTGTACGTCGCCCGCATGGTTAGGCCGCAAGGCGATCGAGATCCGCTCCTTAACCTTAATCTTGATTTGGTTAACAATTACATAATTGAAGCGCTCCTCCGACATGCGCATACGCAAGTAGTCTAGGTTAAACTCCCGTGAGTGAACCAGGTCAGGATTCGTCTCCATCTTGGTGATGGTCTCAGCAGCTAGCTTTAGCTTCTTCTGGAGTTCCTGATTTTTAACCGTTTCAAACTTCAGCTTGCGTTGAAACTCTGTTGTCTTTATCTTTAGGAACACAGCTAGCCCAATCACAAGCAGCAGCAAAACTCCAGATGTTCCCATCCAAATCGTACTCGCCAGGGAGTTAGTCTCTGGCTGGGGCCTAGGGGTTGCTTTGGGAACACTAGGGGCCTGGGCTATGAAAAGGCGCGTCGGGACGGTGGGTGTAAACATTGCTAGGTAGACGGGTAGATTGGTAAGGGCCAGCGCTAGAAACTGTCGTAGCGTTCAGTCTTATCTAACCTTAAGTTACCCATTGCTGGTCGCTGACAACCAACCGGTCTTGGTAACTCTCAAGGAACTATTGTTAGCAACGAATGTTTCGGATGAGGAAACACTAGCCAGTTGAGCTAACGTCAACCTGATGGCAAGCCTACAAACTCCAGGCCAGACAGCTATTTGCTCAAGGGTTGCACAGTGATAACCCCATCTCTTCCATACTACCACTCGGATGAAGTTGCTGGCGTTGCAGGCTAGCGGAGGCTGAGAATTGATTCTAGGCTTGCCTAATCCTTGCCTAGTCAATGTAACCAACGGGCACGATAACCACGTGCATCAATATGACAGAGATAGGGAAATTTTCTGTAGCGACCGAGACCACCAGGCCACCATGCGTCAAGGAACCAATAAATCTGATTGCCAGTTAACCCATCACAATAGAAGTCGATCGCATCGCCAACAATATGCCGACTATTAAACACACCGCCAACCCTGGCGTTGACAGCGGGTGGGCGATACCAACTAGTAACGTGAAAGGGACGACCGATACGATCGCGGGCTTGTTGAGCCAGTTGTGCAATCCGAATAATAGCGTCAACCGTGACTTGATCTGGTGGTATGCGACTACCGCCAGCAGTGGCTTCTGCCCAAGTAAAACTGCCACCTGGTACGATTGAGGCATGGGGTTGAATATTCGTAGGAGTCCAGCGGGCGGGGCGACGAGGTGTGATCAGCAGAGATGGCCTAGGAGGAGCATCTTGGCTATCACGGCGGGCTTGCTCCATCCGTTTCAAATCCTCTACTAACGACTCTACTGTCTTTTTCTGGTCAGGCAAATCTCGCCAGAGTTGCGCCAGACGTAGTAACGCCTCTCGTTGCTGCTCAGTCTCTTTGTATTCCCCTGGCAACCGCCGCACAAACTGGAGCAGTGCTCGATCAAGTTGTGCTCCAGCTTCGGCAATGTCAGCAGGATTGGGAGTGCTACTAGCCAATAACCCTGGATTAATCCCCAGTTCCAGCAGTGCAGTTGGTCGTGAGTCTAATTGTCGCCACAGCCGAAAGCCCTCTACTAAGGCATTGCGCTGGAGTCCTTTACCCTGATATGCCTGGGGGATGCGCTCCACCAGTGCTATCAAGGCTGGATCCAGAAAGCTGAAGTCTGGTTGGGGAGAGGTATTATTAGCTAAGGATGCAATTGTAGCTTCCCGAGAATCCTGTTGTCGCCAGAGCTGAGCAAGGCGGAGGAGAGCTTCTCGCTGATGGGGATAGCCCACATAGTTGCGGGGAACTTGCTGGATGAATTGTAACAACGCAGGGTCTAAGTAAGACTCATCCATGGATTCTGACACAACATTAGCTGGCAACTGCATAGTTAAGGCAGAAATCGTAACTTGCCGAGTATCTAACCGTCGCCAAATCCGCAGAGCTTCCAAGAGGGCATCACGCTGGTGGGGCAGACCATGCATATAGTCTGGAATGCGCTCGACAAACCTCATAAGGGCATTGTCCAGGTAGGCTAGGTTGTGGGGCAAGTGTTCGGCTGAAAAGTCGGTGTCAATATCCTGGTAATATGCCTGCTTGAGGGCTACTGGATCACAGGCTTCTAGACGGGCTGAGGTGGCATCTCCAGGAGGGGGAGCATAGCCTCTGGCAATCGCTTCCAACAGGCGATCGCCATAGCGCCCTTGCTCTTGATCCCAAAGCTCACTGCTGCTTACACCCAAGTTAATCAAGTTGTCGGTGATGCTACGAACCGTATTGGCTGCAAATTGTACCTGACCATTAAAGCTGTTAACTTGCTCCAGGGGAATGCGATTCGCCGGCTCTATGCCCAGGCCAGTTTCACCATCAGGTAAGTTAGGCTGACGCTGCACTGCGTACAGAGCTGCCAGAATTGGTTTATGAATTCCTGTTCGCTCTGCTTCCAGCAAATAGATATAGTTGCGTTGATCTGGTGTCAGCTTATCCATCACACTTAGCCATAGGGATTCGAGTCATGCCCCTTTATACCAACAAATGCAGCAGTTAACGTGCTGTTTTTGTGGACAGGGGGGTTAGATTGACACAGTAGCGCGCCCCGATAATTCAGGCCCAACTTCGAGTACGGCTGTTGTCCATACTGTCATCC
This genomic window contains:
- a CDS encoding D-Ala-D-Ala carboxypeptidase family metallohydrolase yields the protein MDKLTPDQRNYIYLLEAERTGIHKPILAALYAVQRQPNLPDGETGLGIEPANRIPLEQVNSFNGQVQFAANTVRSITDNLINLGVSSSELWDQEQGRYGDRLLEAIARGYAPPPGDATSARLEACDPVALKQAYYQDIDTDFSAEHLPHNLAYLDNALMRFVERIPDYMHGLPHQRDALLEALRIWRRLDTRQVTISALTMQLPANVVSESMDESYLDPALLQFIQQVPRNYVGYPHQREALLRLAQLWRQQDSREATIASLANNTSPQPDFSFLDPALIALVERIPQAYQGKGLQRNALVEGFRLWRQLDSRPTALLELGINPGLLASSTPNPADIAEAGAQLDRALLQFVRRLPGEYKETEQQREALLRLAQLWRDLPDQKKTVESLVEDLKRMEQARRDSQDAPPRPSLLITPRRPARWTPTNIQPHASIVPGGSFTWAEATAGGSRIPPDQVTVDAIIRIAQLAQQARDRIGRPFHVTSWYRPPAVNARVGGVFNSRHIVGDAIDFYCDGLTGNQIYWFLDAWWPGGLGRYRKFPYLCHIDARGYRARWLH